The window TTAGTATTCAAAATTTTAAGAAAATTTAGAGTGCTGTGGTTCGTCGGTTGTAATACAGAATAATTTTAAGAGGAGTTTGCTGTGGCGAAAGGGGTTAAAAGGGCGTTTGTCTGTAATGATTGCGGGGCGGATTATCCACGTTGGCAAGGGCAATGTAGTGCTTGCCATGCATGGAATACCATTACAGAAGTGCGCCTGGCCTCCACAAGCTCTTCATCGCGTAATGACCGCTTAACGGGGTATGCAGGTAATGCGGCTGGTGTGAGCAAAGTTCAGAAATTATCTGACATTAGCCTTGAAGAACTCCCTCGTTTTACCACTGGGTTTAAAGAATTTGACCGCGTGCTAGGCGGTGGCGTCGTGCCCGGAAGTGCTATCCTTATTGGGGGGAATCCGGGAGCGGGTAAAAGTACCTTATTACTGCAAACCATGTGTTTGTTGTCGCGTGAAATGAAAACCTTGTATGTCACAGGGGAAGAGTCATTGCAACAAGTGGCGATGCGAGCACACCGTTTAGGGCTACCGACTGACTCACTCAATATGCTGTCAGAAACCAGTATTGAGCAAATTTGCTTAACCGCAGAGCAAGAACAACCCAAACTGATGGTGATTGACTCCATCCAAGTGATGCATATGGCTGACATTCAATCATCACCGGGGAGTGTGGCACAAGTGAGAGAAACCGCGGCTTATCTCACTCGCTTCGCCAAAACGCGTGGTGTTGCCATCATAATGGTCGGTCACGTCACCAAAGATGGCTCACTGGCGGGACCAAAAGTTCTCGAACACTGTATTGACTGTTCTATCATGTTAGATGGCGATGCAGATAATCGCTTCCGTACTTTGCGTAGCCATAAAAACCGTTTCGGTGCAGTCAATGAATTAGGCGTGTTTGCCATGACAGAACAAGGGCTTAAAGAAGTGAGTAACCCTTCGGCAATCTTTTTGAGTCGTGGTGATGAAATTACTTCAGGAAGCTCCGTGATGGTAGTTTGGGAAGGAACACGGCCTTTGCTGGTGGAAATCCAAGCGCTTGTGGACCATTCAATGATGTCGAACCCACGGCGTGTTGCGGTTGGGCTTGAGCAAAACCGTTTGGCCATTTTATTGGCCGTATTACACCGTCATGGTGGTTTGCAAATGTCAGACCAAGACGTTTTTGTTAACGTCGTGGGTGGGGTAAAAGTGACTGAAACCAGTGCGGATTTAGCCTTATTACTTTCTTTGGTTTCCAGTTTTCGTGATCGTCCATTGCCTAGAGATCTGGTTGTATTTGGTGAAGTGGGGCTTGCAGGGGAAATTCGCCCTGTACCAAGTGGGCAGGAACGTATCTCTGAAGCAGCAAAACACGGTTTTAAACGCGCCATTGTACCCCATGCGAATATGCCCAAAAAATCACCGCCAGATATGAAAGTGTATGGCGTAAAAAAATTAGCGGATGCATTAAGTATTTTGGATGAACTATAAGCTTTTAATTTAGGTAAAAGGAAAATACATGGCTGAATTTGACTATCTCAAAAACGCAATCAAACGAGCAGGGTATACGCTCCAGCAAGTTGCGGATGCGACAGATATGACCAAAGGCTATCTCAGCCAGTTAATTAACGACAAAATTAAGAGCCCCAGCGCACAAAAAATAGCGGCTTTGCATCGTTTTTTAGGCCTTGAATATCCAAATCAGCAAAAAACGATCGGTGTGGTGTTTGGCAAATTTTATCCATTGCATACTGGGCATATTTATTTGATTCAGCGAGCATGCAGCCAAGTGGATGAACTTCACGTCATTCTCTGCCATGATGAACCTCGCGATAAAGACTTGTTTGTTAACAGTTCTATGTCTCAACAACCCACTGTGAGCGACCGTTTACGGTGGTTATTACAAACCTTTAAATATCAAAAAAATATTCATATTCACTCGTTTGATGAAAACGGCATAGAGCCCTATCCACATGGTTGGGAAGTGTGGAGTGACGGAATGAAAGGCTTTTTGAAAAAGCATAATATCAATCCGAGTTTTATCTATTCAGGGGAAGCGAATGACGCTCCGCGCTATAAAAAATACTTAGGTATCGAAACCATTTTGATTGACCCTGAGCGCACGTTTATGAATATCAGTGGTAACCAAATTCGCCAAGCGCCATTTCGTTATTGGGAATATATTCCAACTGAAGTGAAACCCTTCTTTGTGCGTAAAGTGGCGATTTTAGGCGGTGAATCGAGTGGTAAATCGACGCTAGTCAATAAGTTAGCCAATATTTTCAATACATCCAGTGCGTGGGAATATGGCCGTGACTACGTATTTAGCCACCTTGGTGGTGATGAGATGGCATTGCAATATTCTGATTACGACAAAATTGCTTTAGGGCATGCCCAGTATATTGATTTTGCAGTAAAATATGCCAATAAAGTGGCATTTATTGATACCGACTTTGTCACGACCCAAGCCTTCTGTTTGCGCTATGAAGGTAAAGAACACCCATTTGTTCAGGCACTGATTGATGAGTACCGATTCGATTTGGTGATAGTTTTGGAAAACAACACCCCTTGGGTGGCTGATGGGTTACGCAGTTTAGGAAGTGATAAAGACAGGAAAGCTTTCCAAAACTTACTTATTGAAATGCTTAAGAAAAATAATATTGAGTTTGTCCGTGTAGAATCTTCTGATTACGATACGCGCTTCTTAGAGTGTGTCACCCTCGTTCAGCAGCTATTGATGTTGGATGACTTATAAAGCCTCACAATAAAAAACGGCATCGAATGATGCCGTTTTGATTCTATCTATATGATATCGATCCCTTAAATAATTTGAATTATAGGTAGGCGGCAAGAGAGTGAGTCCCTAGGAGCATACACCAGTATGTGACTAGGGCTCACGAAAGCAGCCAACACCGCTATAATTCTAAATTATGACAGGGATTATTTGG is drawn from Providencia huaxiensis and contains these coding sequences:
- the radA gene encoding DNA repair protein RadA, translated to MAKGVKRAFVCNDCGADYPRWQGQCSACHAWNTITEVRLASTSSSSRNDRLTGYAGNAAGVSKVQKLSDISLEELPRFTTGFKEFDRVLGGGVVPGSAILIGGNPGAGKSTLLLQTMCLLSREMKTLYVTGEESLQQVAMRAHRLGLPTDSLNMLSETSIEQICLTAEQEQPKLMVIDSIQVMHMADIQSSPGSVAQVRETAAYLTRFAKTRGVAIIMVGHVTKDGSLAGPKVLEHCIDCSIMLDGDADNRFRTLRSHKNRFGAVNELGVFAMTEQGLKEVSNPSAIFLSRGDEITSGSSVMVVWEGTRPLLVEIQALVDHSMMSNPRRVAVGLEQNRLAILLAVLHRHGGLQMSDQDVFVNVVGGVKVTETSADLALLLSLVSSFRDRPLPRDLVVFGEVGLAGEIRPVPSGQERISEAAKHGFKRAIVPHANMPKKSPPDMKVYGVKKLADALSILDEL
- the nadR gene encoding multifunctional transcriptional regulator/nicotinamide-nucleotide adenylyltransferase/ribosylnicotinamide kinase NadR, producing MAEFDYLKNAIKRAGYTLQQVADATDMTKGYLSQLINDKIKSPSAQKIAALHRFLGLEYPNQQKTIGVVFGKFYPLHTGHIYLIQRACSQVDELHVILCHDEPRDKDLFVNSSMSQQPTVSDRLRWLLQTFKYQKNIHIHSFDENGIEPYPHGWEVWSDGMKGFLKKHNINPSFIYSGEANDAPRYKKYLGIETILIDPERTFMNISGNQIRQAPFRYWEYIPTEVKPFFVRKVAILGGESSGKSTLVNKLANIFNTSSAWEYGRDYVFSHLGGDEMALQYSDYDKIALGHAQYIDFAVKYANKVAFIDTDFVTTQAFCLRYEGKEHPFVQALIDEYRFDLVIVLENNTPWVADGLRSLGSDKDRKAFQNLLIEMLKKNNIEFVRVESSDYDTRFLECVTLVQQLLMLDDL